The genomic segment CCAACTCGGTACTGCCGCTGTTCCGTTCGGTCGACGAGGAGGCCAACAACCATCAGGGCGGTGAGTTGACGTTCGGGCCCGACGGCAAGCTCTACTGGGGCATCGGTGACAACACCGTCGGCGCCAACGCCCAAGACCTGTCCAATATCCACGGCAAAATCCTGCGGTTGAACCCGACGGATGGGTCTGCACCGCAGGACAATCCGTTCGTCAACACCGCAGGGGCCGTGCCGCAGATCTGGGCCTACGGCCTGCGAAACCCGTTCCGTATCGCGTTCACCCCCGACGGCAGGCTACTGGCCGGAGACGTCGGCAACAACGCCGTGGAAGAGCTGGACCTCATCACCAAAGGCGGCAACTACGGCTGGCCGAACGCCGAAGGCACCTGCGCCAGTTGCACTTCCATCAACCCGATCTACACCTACGACCACTCCACCGGGAACGCGGCCATCACCTCGGTGCTGCTCTACACCGGTGACGCCTTCGGTCCGAGCTTCCAGAACACGGTGTTCATCGCCGACTACATCCGCGGCTGGATCAAGGTGCTGTCGTTCAATTCGACCTACTCGACGCTGCTGGGCGTGACGAGCTTCGACAACACGGCGGGCAGCACCGTCAAGCTGGCTCAAGGAATCGACGGCACCATTTACCAGCTGACGATCTTCCCGGGCGAGCTATCCATTCTGAGTCCTGCTGGCTAGCGTCTAGATTCATGCCTGACCTGGCGACGCTCTTCGCCGACATCGTCGGAACGACCCATCTGCTGACCGGTGACGCCATCAGCGACGACTACGGCCACGACGAGGCGTTGACGATCCCGCCTCAGCGCGCCGCCTATCTCGCGAAGCCCGCCACCGCCGAGGAGGTCGCCGCGCTGCTGAAGACCGCGACCGAACACCACGTCCCGGTCACCGCGCGCGGATCGGGCTGTGGCCTGTCCGGTGCGGCACAACCGGTGGCCGACGGCCTGCTGATCTCGTTCGAGCGGATGAACGCGATCCTGGAGATCGACACCGACAATCACGTCGCGGTGGTCCAGCCCGGCGTCACGCTGACCGAACTCGATGCCGAGACCGCCCAGGTGGGATTGAGCTACACGGTCTACCCCGGCGAGCTGTCCTCCAGCGTCGGTGGCAACGTCGGGACCAACGCAGGCGGCATGCGAGCCGTGAAGTACGGCGTCACGCGCCACAACGTACTCGGCCTCCAGGCCGTCCTGCCCACCGGCGAGATCATCCGCACCGGCGGCAAGATGTCGAAGATCTCCACCGGATACGACCTCACCCAGCTGATCATCGGCTCCGAGGGCACGCTCGCCTTGGCGACCGAGGTCACCGTCAAACTCGTGCCCCGGCTGGCGCACAGCGCGACCGTGCTGGCTCCGTTCGGCGACTTCGACCAGGTCATGGCCGCTGTGCCGAAGCTCATCTCAAGCGGACTGAACCCGACGATCGTCGAGTACATCGACAACATCGTGATGGCCGCTATCGTGAACGCCGAGAAACTGGAACTGGGCATCCCCGAGCAGATCCGCGACATGTGTGCGGCCTACCTGGTCGTCGCTCTGGAGAACAACCACACCGACCGTCTCGACGAGGACGCCGCGACGCTGGGCGGGCTGCTCAGCGACTGGGGCGCGCTGGATGCCTATGTGCTGCAGGGTAATTCGGCTCGCCGATTGATCGTGGCCCGGGAGAACGTGTTCTGGACGGCCAAGGCGATCGGCGCCGACGACATCATCGACGTCGTGGTTCCCCGAGCCTCGATGCCGGAGTTCCTGCGCCGGGCCCGCGATATCGCCCTGGCCGAGGGCATCGGCATGAGCGGATGCGGGCATGCCGGTGACGGCAATGTGCACGGCGTGCTGTTCTGCAAGGACCCGAAGCTCCGCAAGAAGCTGCTCACCGACATCTTCGCGATGGGAATGTCGCTGGGCGGTGCGATCTCCGGTGAGCACGGCGTCGGGCGGGCCAAAGCCGACTATTTCTGCGAGCTGGAGGATCCGGCCAAGCTGGCGTTGATGCAGCGGATCAAGCACAGCTTCGACCCCGCCGGCATCCTCAACCCGGGCGTGGTTTTCGTCTAGCGCATCCCTTGACCGGTGCTCGCCGGGGCTGCTAAACATGGCACCACCCGAGAGTTTGAGCGATCGCTCAGCACCCGACGGGCCACGACTGGGGATGGACATGGCGATTGCGAATGACACCGTCTACTACGACCCCTACGACGTCGGCATCGTCGCCAACCCGTATCCGGTGTACGCCCGCCTGCGCGACGAGGCGCCGATCTACCACAACGAGCGCTATGACTTTTGGACGCTGTCGCGGCACTCCGACGTCGAGGCCGCGCTGTCGAACTGGGAGACGTTCTCCAACAGCCGCAGCGACATCCTGGAGCTGATCAAGTCGGACTTCGACATGCCCGGTGGCGTGATGATGTTCCAGGATCCGCCCGCCCACACCCAACTGCGGGGGCTCATGTCGCGGGTGTTCACTCCTCGGCGGATGGCTGAGATCGAAGACCAGATCCGGCGGTACTGCGTCGGCTGCCTCGATCCGCTGGTCGGCTCCGGCGGCTTCGACATCATCGCCGAACTGGCCTCGATGATGCCGATGCGGGTGATCGGCATGCTGCTGGGAATCCCAGAGTCCGAACAGGTTTCGGTACGCGATGCCAACGACGCCAACCTGCGCACCAAACCCGGCACCCCGATGAAAGTCGCCGATCCCGACCGCATCGCCGACGGCCGGATCTACGCCGACTACGTCGAGTGGCGCTCACACAACCCGTCCGATGATCTGATGACCGCGCTGCTCAACGTCGAATTCACCGACGACGACGGCGTCACCCGCAAGCTGACCCGCAAAGAGGTGCTGCACTACACCCAAGTGGTGGCGGGCGCCGGCAACGAGACCACGGGCCGGCTGATCGGCTGGCTGGCCAAGGTGCTCGCCGAGCACCCCGACCAACGCTGCGACGTACTCAACGACCGCTCGCTGCTGAACCGCACGATCGACGAGACCCTGCGCTTCGAACCGACCGGGCCCCACGTCGGGCGCTACGTCATCGCCGACTTCGAGTGCTATGGCACGACGGTGCCCGCCGGCAGCGCGATGCTGCTGCTGTTCGGGGCCGCCAACCGCGATCCGCGGCGCTACGACAACCCCGATGTGTTCGACATCCACCGCGAGACGATCAGCCACCTCACGTTCGGCAAGGGCGTGCACTACTGCCTCGGCGCGAACCTGGCGCGCCTCGAAGGGCGGGTGGCACTCGACGAGTTGCTCAACCGCTTCCCCGAATGGGACATCGATTACGCAGGCGCCAAGCTGGCGCCCACCTCGACCGTGCGGGGCTGGGAACGGCTGCCGATCGTGCTGCCCTGATCCGATTTGCGAAGTTGCCGGGCGCTTCGCGGACAGCGGGTGGCATCGGCTGTGAGATGGATCGCTGTGAATCTGCTGGGCAAAATCTCAAGGCAGCTGATTGACCAGCGCGAATACCCGTAAATAGATAACCGGCAGCGCCGTCGCAGACGAAAAGTAGCGCTTTGTGCTGCACTTATTCGGAACACGGTGTTATAGTCGGCGTTAGCTGCACTGACCAGCAGCCGCCAACGGACACACCGTCCAGTGACGAAGTGAGGACTTAGCCGCATGAAGCCGGAAAACCTCGTTCCCCACCCCCAGGGCGAGGTAGCTCCGCAGGCACCCGCACCGGTGACGCCGTTGCACGTGCACAGCTGCGGCCGGCTCGGTCTCACGGCCAATCCCCCCGGTTTCCGCCGCTCGTTCGGCGATTGGCTGCGCCGCCGCTAGTCGCGGTCGACAACCCGGCCCGGATTCACCCACGACGCGGCCGCCCCGATCACCATCATCACCGCCGCGGCGATGAACACCACCGTCAAACCCGCGTGGAACGGTCCCGAAATCAGATGCGGGAAGAACTCCTTGCCAGTCAGCACCGAGGCGTTGACCCCCGGCTGATTCACCGTGTCACCCATGAGCTCGCCGATCGGGTTGTACCCGAGGAACGCCGCAAACAGGCTGCCCACGGGCGGCAGCTCTGCGATGCGGTGCGCCTCGGCCATCGAGACGCCCTGCTGCTGAAGCCCGGTGCTCAAGGTGCCCGGCAGCGTCTTGGCCAGACCGGCGATCATCAGCGAGAAGAAGATGCCGATCGACAGCGACATCCCGGCGTTGGTGAATGTCGCCCGAATCCCGGAGGCGGCACCCCGCTCCGAAGCCGGCACGCTGGACATGATCGCCGCGGTGTTCGGCGAGGTGAAGATGCCGCCACCCAAGCCGTTGAGGAAGACCAGCAGACCGAAGACCCAGAAGCTGAAGTTCACCGGAATGACCATCAGCGCAAGGAAAGTCGCGGCCATCAACAGCATCCCGCCGATGGCGAACGGCCGGGAACCGAATTTGTCGGACAGCGTCCCCGATAGCGGCCCGGCCACCAGGAAGCCGAGCGTCATCGGCAGCAGATAAATGCCCGACCACAAGGGCGTCGCCTCAAAGCTGTAGCCATGCAACGGCAACCAGATGCCCTGCAGCCAGATGATGAGCATGAACTGCAGTCCCCCGCGCCCGACCGCGGCCATCAGGCCGGCGAGATTGCCGAGGGCAAACGGCTTGGATGCGAACAAGCGGATGTCGAGCATCGGTACGCGCACCCGGAGTTCGACGAGGCAGAGCACGGCCAACAGCAGCACGCCCGTGCCGATCGCGCCGAGCACCCAGGGATTGGTCCAGCCGGTAGGGTGCCCGCCGTAGGGCTGGATGCCGTAGGTGATGCCGGCGAGCAGCACGGTGAATCCCACCGCGAACAGCGCCGTGCCGGACCAATCCAGTCGCGCCGGGGTACGCACCCCGACCTCCACCAAAGACCGGAAACTCCACAGAGTTCCGGCCAGTCCGAGCGGTACACCGACCCAGAAGACCGCCCGCCAATCCCACTGCGACAACAGTCCGCCGATCAGCAGGCCCAGGAACTGCCCGGCGATTGCGGCGACCTGGTTGACGCCGAGGGCCATGCCCCGCTGGCGGCTGGGAAAAGCGTCGGTGAGGATCGCCGCCGAGCACGCCATCAGCATCGCGCCGCCGACACCCTGGACCACCCGCCAGCCGATCAGCCAGACGGCGCCGCCGGTGAGGCGAAAAGGGTCGAACGACAAGGCAATTGCCGCGATCGTGAATACCACGAAGCCGAGGGTGTAGATGCGGACGCGGCCGAAGATGTCACCCAGGCGGCCCAGCGGCACCACCAGCACAGCGGTCGCGACGAGATATCCCATCAGCATCCACAGCAGGTAGCCGACATTCCCCGGCGCCAGCGGGTTGAGCCCGACGCCGCGGAAGATCGCCGGCAGCGAGATCAACACGATCGAGGAATTGATCGAGGCCAGCAGCGCGCCGAGCGTGGTGTTGGACAGCGCCACCCACTTGTACCGGGGATGCTCTTGGTCCATCCGCTGGCGGCGGCGTGCGGTCTCGGTAACCCCCTCGTGCTTCGTATCGGCGACCGGCGCATCGGTCATCACGTCTGTGCTTGTCACTGTCGACTTCCCTTCGGCTCCGATCCAGGGATAGCCAAAACATTCGTTAACTATGTAAATGACTTCCTGTGGATTCGCCCACGGGCATGAACCGGTTAACTCCGGGGTAAATCAGGGCCGTGACCAACAACGGAATCACCTCGGCAGCCCGGCTGAACCGACCGTTGTTGCAAGAACTGCTGTCGGCATACGGCCCGGTTGGCCAGGAAGACGCCGTCCGCGACATTTGCCGCCGCGAACTCGAGCCGCTGGTGGATGAGGTGTGGATCGACGAGGCCGGCAACCTCGTCGGCCTGGTGCGTGGCACCGGCGAGGACGACGACCTCGGCCCGATCCGAGTGATGGCCCACCTCGACGAGCTGTCCATGCTCGTGAAGAGGGTGGAGTCCGACGGATCGCTGCATGTGACCCAGCTGGGCACGATGTATCCGGGGAACTTCGGGCTCGGGCCCGTCGCGGTGCTGGGCAACCACCAGGTGATCCCCGGCGTGCTGACGCTGGGCTCCGAGCACACCACCCAGGAGAGCCAGCGGATCTGGGAGACCAAACCCGACCAGGGGGACAAATCCCTGGACTGGAGCCACGTCTACGTGTTCACCGGCCGCACCACCGAGGAACTCACCGCCGCCGGTGTGCGTCCGGGCACCCGGGTGTGCGTCGACGGCAGCAAGCGCCTCCTCTTTGAGGTCGGCAAGTTCCTGGGTTGCTACTTCATGGATGACCGCGCCTGCCTAACTGCGATGCTGGAGACTGCCCGACTCCTCTGCGAGGGCGAGCGACGGCCCGCGCGCGACATCTACTTCGTGGGCACGGTCAGCGAAGAGATCGGCGGCATCGGCGGTACGTACGCCAGCCGCACACTGCCCGGCGAGATCACCCTGGCCCTCGAAGTCGGCCCCACCGAGCAGGAGTACTCGACATCGGTCACCGGTGGCCCGATCGTCGGCTATAGCGACCAGCAGAGCATCTACGACAAGTCGGTCGCCGACCGGCTGATGGACATCGCCACTGAGCTCGGCTTCTCCCCGCAGGCCGCCGTGTTGGGAGCCTTCGAATCCGATGCCTCGCACTCAGTTTCGGCCGGCCAGACCGCCCGTTCCGGGCTGCTGTGCCTACCAACGTTGAGCACGCACGGCTATGAGGTCGTCGCCGTCGACGCGATCCCGGCAATGTCCGAGGTGCTGCTCACCTTCCTGCTCGACACACGTATCCCGGGGAGCCGACGATGACCGCAGGCGCACAGGCCAAGACGATCACCACCAACGTCCCCGCGCGGCTGGATCGACTGCCCTGGTCGAGGTTTCACTGGCGAGTCGTCATCGGCCTGGGGTCAGCCTGGGTGCTCGACGGCCTCGAAGTCACCATGGTCGGCAATGTCTCGGCGCGCCTGACCGAACCCGGTAGCGGGCTTGCCATCACCGCTGGGCAGATCGGCATCGCGGCCGCGATCTACGTCGTCGGCGCCTGTGTGGGCGCGCTGGTGTTCGGTCAGCTCACCGACCGATTCGGCCGCAAGAAGCTCTTCCTGTTGACGCTCGGCCTCTATCTGGCGGCCACGGTCGCCACCGCGTTCTCGTTTGCGCCCTGGTATTTCTTCCTCACCCGCTTCCTCACCGGGGCCGGCATCGGCGGTGAGTATGCCGCGGTCAATTCGGCTGTGGACGAACTGATTCCGGCGCGCAACCGCGGCCGGGTCGACCTGGCGATCAACGGGTCCTACTGGCTGGGCGCAGCGTTGGGCGCCGCGGGTTCACTGGTCCTGCTCAACGGGGACTGGCTGCCACTGAACCTCGGCTGGCGACTGGCCTTCGGCATCGGCGCCACGTTCGGTCTGGTGGTGCTGCTGGTCCGGCGCAACGTTCCGGAAAGCCCGCGCTGGCTGTTCATCCACGGCCGCGAGGAGGAGGCCGAGCGCATCGTCGACGAGATCGAACGCGATGTCGTCGAGCGCACCGGCGCGGATCTCGACGAGCCGGACCGCGAACTGACCATCCATCAACGCCACACCATCGGCTTCCGCGAGATCGCGCATGTGGCGTTCACCCGCTACCCGAAGCGCGCGGTCCTCGGCCTCGCCTTGTTCGTCGGTCAGGCGTTCCTGTACAACGCCGTCACGTTCAACCTCGGCACCCTGCTCAATGGCTTCTACGGTGTCTCATCCGGAATCGTGCCCGCGTTCTTCATCGTATGGGCCGCAGGCAATTTCACCGGGCCACTGATCCTGGGACGGTTGTTCGACACCGTCGGGCGCAAACCAATGATTGCGCTGTCCTATCTCGGATCGGCGGCGATCACCGTCGTTCTCACCGCGGTGTTCCTCGCCCAGACCGGCGGCTTATGGGGCTTCATGGGCGTACTCGTGGTCACCTTCTTCCTGGCCTCGTCGGGGGCGAGCGCGGCATATCTGACGGTCAGCGAGATTTTCCCGATGGAGACCCGCGCGTTGGCCATCGCGTTCTTCTATGCCGTGGGGACCGCGATCGGTGGGATCACCGGTCCGCTGCTGTTCGGTCAGCTGATCGGGTCGGGTGAGCGGGGCCTGGTGGCCGTGGCGTTCCTGATCGGCGCGGTGGTGATGGCCATCGGCGGACTGGTCGAACTCGTCTGGGGTGTGAACGCGGAGGGTCGCCAGCTCGAGGACATCGCCGCACCGCTGACGTCCGCCGACGAGGCGAAGCCGTGAGCGCCGTCTGCCAGGTCCTGGGCCACCGGATCGCCTTTGTCGCCGACGGTCCGGTGTTGCGTTGGGCATGCGAAAGAGACTGCGGCACAGCGGGTCATAAGACTTACACGAGTGCCGCCGATGCCGATCGCTACGCGACGGCGTTCAATCGCCGCGACAGTGACGCGATCGGCAGGCGCGCTCCGCTGATCGGGTTGCTACCACTGCGGCTGTGGCGGCTGTTCCGACGGAACTAACCGTTACGGATGCGGCGCACCACCACGATGATGGTCACCACGCTGACGCCGGCCAGCGCCGCGGCCACCGGAGGCTTCTTGACGAAGCGCAGCACCGCGGCCTTGACGTCGTCGGCGATGCGCTGGGGGTTCGCGCGCTCGGCCAGCGAGTCCACCGTGACCGCCAGCCGGTCACGCGCCTGGTCGATCTCGGCCTTGATGACCTCGGGGTCCCGGTCCGCCACTTCAGTCCTCCAAACTGCCGCCCTGCCGAACTACCCTAGATCAACCCGGGCTAACCCCGATGCACCGGTAGATGAAGGGATCACTAGGTGACCGAGACAGCACGCCTCGAAGTTGGCGACAAAGCACCGGCGTTCAGCCTGCTC from the Mycolicibacterium crocinum genome contains:
- a CDS encoding FAD-binding oxidoreductase, with amino-acid sequence MPDLATLFADIVGTTHLLTGDAISDDYGHDEALTIPPQRAAYLAKPATAEEVAALLKTATEHHVPVTARGSGCGLSGAAQPVADGLLISFERMNAILEIDTDNHVAVVQPGVTLTELDAETAQVGLSYTVYPGELSSSVGGNVGTNAGGMRAVKYGVTRHNVLGLQAVLPTGEIIRTGGKMSKISTGYDLTQLIIGSEGTLALATEVTVKLVPRLAHSATVLAPFGDFDQVMAAVPKLISSGLNPTIVEYIDNIVMAAIVNAEKLELGIPEQIRDMCAAYLVVALENNHTDRLDEDAATLGGLLSDWGALDAYVLQGNSARRLIVARENVFWTAKAIGADDIIDVVVPRASMPEFLRRARDIALAEGIGMSGCGHAGDGNVHGVLFCKDPKLRKKLLTDIFAMGMSLGGAISGEHGVGRAKADYFCELEDPAKLALMQRIKHSFDPAGILNPGVVFV
- a CDS encoding cytochrome P450, which translates into the protein MAIANDTVYYDPYDVGIVANPYPVYARLRDEAPIYHNERYDFWTLSRHSDVEAALSNWETFSNSRSDILELIKSDFDMPGGVMMFQDPPAHTQLRGLMSRVFTPRRMAEIEDQIRRYCVGCLDPLVGSGGFDIIAELASMMPMRVIGMLLGIPESEQVSVRDANDANLRTKPGTPMKVADPDRIADGRIYADYVEWRSHNPSDDLMTALLNVEFTDDDGVTRKLTRKEVLHYTQVVAGAGNETTGRLIGWLAKVLAEHPDQRCDVLNDRSLLNRTIDETLRFEPTGPHVGRYVIADFECYGTTVPAGSAMLLLFGAANRDPRRYDNPDVFDIHRETISHLTFGKGVHYCLGANLARLEGRVALDELLNRFPEWDIDYAGAKLAPTSTVRGWERLPIVLP
- a CDS encoding MFS transporter, encoding MTSTDVMTDAPVADTKHEGVTETARRRQRMDQEHPRYKWVALSNTTLGALLASINSSIVLISLPAIFRGVGLNPLAPGNVGYLLWMLMGYLVATAVLVVPLGRLGDIFGRVRIYTLGFVVFTIAAIALSFDPFRLTGGAVWLIGWRVVQGVGGAMLMACSAAILTDAFPSRQRGMALGVNQVAAIAGQFLGLLIGGLLSQWDWRAVFWVGVPLGLAGTLWSFRSLVEVGVRTPARLDWSGTALFAVGFTVLLAGITYGIQPYGGHPTGWTNPWVLGAIGTGVLLLAVLCLVELRVRVPMLDIRLFASKPFALGNLAGLMAAVGRGGLQFMLIIWLQGIWLPLHGYSFEATPLWSGIYLLPMTLGFLVAGPLSGTLSDKFGSRPFAIGGMLLMAATFLALMVIPVNFSFWVFGLLVFLNGLGGGIFTSPNTAAIMSSVPASERGAASGIRATFTNAGMSLSIGIFFSLMIAGLAKTLPGTLSTGLQQQGVSMAEAHRIAELPPVGSLFAAFLGYNPIGELMGDTVNQPGVNASVLTGKEFFPHLISGPFHAGLTVVFIAAAVMMVIGAAASWVNPGRVVDRD
- a CDS encoding M42 family metallopeptidase, whose protein sequence is MTNNGITSAARLNRPLLQELLSAYGPVGQEDAVRDICRRELEPLVDEVWIDEAGNLVGLVRGTGEDDDLGPIRVMAHLDELSMLVKRVESDGSLHVTQLGTMYPGNFGLGPVAVLGNHQVIPGVLTLGSEHTTQESQRIWETKPDQGDKSLDWSHVYVFTGRTTEELTAAGVRPGTRVCVDGSKRLLFEVGKFLGCYFMDDRACLTAMLETARLLCEGERRPARDIYFVGTVSEEIGGIGGTYASRTLPGEITLALEVGPTEQEYSTSVTGGPIVGYSDQQSIYDKSVADRLMDIATELGFSPQAAVLGAFESDASHSVSAGQTARSGLLCLPTLSTHGYEVVAVDAIPAMSEVLLTFLLDTRIPGSRR
- a CDS encoding MFS transporter, producing the protein MTAGAQAKTITTNVPARLDRLPWSRFHWRVVIGLGSAWVLDGLEVTMVGNVSARLTEPGSGLAITAGQIGIAAAIYVVGACVGALVFGQLTDRFGRKKLFLLTLGLYLAATVATAFSFAPWYFFLTRFLTGAGIGGEYAAVNSAVDELIPARNRGRVDLAINGSYWLGAALGAAGSLVLLNGDWLPLNLGWRLAFGIGATFGLVVLLVRRNVPESPRWLFIHGREEEAERIVDEIERDVVERTGADLDEPDRELTIHQRHTIGFREIAHVAFTRYPKRAVLGLALFVGQAFLYNAVTFNLGTLLNGFYGVSSGIVPAFFIVWAAGNFTGPLILGRLFDTVGRKPMIALSYLGSAAITVVLTAVFLAQTGGLWGFMGVLVVTFFLASSGASAAYLTVSEIFPMETRALAIAFFYAVGTAIGGITGPLLFGQLIGSGERGLVAVAFLIGAVVMAIGGLVELVWGVNAEGRQLEDIAAPLTSADEAKP
- a CDS encoding DUF3618 domain-containing protein; protein product: MADRDPEVIKAEIDQARDRLAVTVDSLAERANPQRIADDVKAAVLRFVKKPPVAAALAGVSVVTIIVVVRRIRNG